One genomic window of Mustela nigripes isolate SB6536 chromosome 15, MUSNIG.SB6536, whole genome shotgun sequence includes the following:
- the CLDN10 gene encoding claudin-10 isoform X1 encodes MASTASEIIAFMVSISGWVLVSSTLPTDYWKVSTIDGTVITTATYWANLWKTCVTDSTGVSNCKDFPSMLALDGYIQACRGLMIAAVSLGFFGSIFALFGMKCTKVGGSDKAKAKIACLAGIVFILSGLCSMTGCSLYANKITTEFFDPLYVEQKYELGAALFIGWAGASLCIIGGVIFCFSISDNTKPPRMGYSYNGATSVLSSRTKYHGAEGDFKTTNPSKQFDKNAYV; translated from the exons ATGGCGAGCACGGCCTCGGAGATCATCGCCTTCATGGTTTCCATCTCCGGCTGGGTGCTGGTGTCCTCCACGCTGCCCACCGACTACTGGAAGGTGTCCACCATCGACGGCACGGTCATCACCACCGCCACCTATTGGGCCAACCTGTGGAAGACGTGCGTTACCGACTCCACGGGCGTCTCCAACTGCAAGGACTTCCCCTCCATGCTGGCGCTGGACG GTTATATCCAGGCATGTAGAGGCCTTATGATTGCTGCTGTCAGCCTGggcttttttggttccatatttGCTCTGTTTGGAATGAAGTGTACCAAAGTCGGAGGCTCAGATAAAGCCAAAGCTAAGATTGCTTGTTTGGCTGGGATTGTATTCATACTGTCAG GGTTGTGCTCAATGACTGGTTGTTCCCTGTATGCAAACAAAATCACAACGGAATTCTTTGATCCTCTCTATGTTGAGCAGAA GTACGAATTAGGAGCAGCTCTGTTTATCGGATGGGCAGGAGCCTCGCTCTGCATCATTGGTGGAGTCATATTTTGCTTTTCAATATCTGACAACACCAAACCTCCCAG GATGGGATACTCCTACAACGGGGCCACGTCCGTCCTGTCTTCTCGGACAAAGTATCATGGCGCAGAAGGAGATTTTAAAACCACAAACCCCTCCAAACAGTTTGATAAAAATGCGTACGTCTGA